In Halichondria panicea chromosome 13, odHalPani1.1, whole genome shotgun sequence, one genomic interval encodes:
- the LOC135346158 gene encoding uncharacterized protein LOC135346158 isoform X2, with product MITMEMAIDVRIKVGGHPDKELDLLAETKSSPLSERWLHCIVVVACKHCQLTDPSLKRPRPNLEQICEVVVSLIEGGTPDRLLPDHPLLISSLAAVLRCQPGLMSSRVSAIMASLERVAECPVDLGTVLESRSPDLQKQLNVFNALLDCIYLTALSVPPEESAAECEDVEPTVPNIRKAWTRLHSSLTLLFRLSLARSPRLNPLDYLTRRDQASHSSSKSDQVLRMVYEKVTMVTRVVLCMVDREELSQILEELSEMDCSDPVSVCVFCASWKLILDSKLKQSSREGLRKHFSKVVVLCRSAAHALLASAPLATGLVQLVAVLVSLPTQVGLDSQSVMAALQMCSLLDVNSLNIQRVELLGAIAEMVMSVCR from the exons ATGATTACCATGGAAATGGCCATTGACGTACGAATTAAGGTCGGAGGTCACCCTGACAAAGAACTAGACCTG TTGGCTGAGACTAAGAGTTCCCCACTATCTGAGAGGTGGCTTCATTGTATTGTTGTCGTTGCTTGTAAG CACTGCCAACTGACTGACCCCTCCTTAAAAAGACCACGCCCAAATCTGGAGCAAATCTGTGAAGTTGTTGTGTCGCTGATTGAGGGGGGAACCCCTGACAGATTACTACCGGACCACCCCCTCCTGATTTCCTCACTGGCAGCTGTACTCCGGTGTCAGCCTGGGCTTATGTCGTCAAG GGTGAGTGCAATCATGGCGTCTTTAGAACGTGTTGCAGAGTGTCCAGTGGACCTAGGTACTGTACTGGAGTCGAGATCACCTGATCTTCAGAAACAACTAAATGtg TTCAATGCTCTTCTTGACTGTATATATTTGACGGCTCTCTCGGTTCCTCCTGAAGAATCAGCTGCTGAGTGTGAGGATGTTGAACCAACAGTCCCAAACATTCGTAAAGCATGGACAAGACTTCACTCTTCCCTCACTTTACTGTTTAGATTATCCCTCGCACGATCTCCACGACTCAATCCACTAGACTATCTCACGAGAAGGGACCAAGCATCTCATAGCAGCAGTAAAAGCGACCAGGTGCTCAGGATGGTGTACGAGAAAGTTACCATGGTGACGAGGGTGGTTCTGTGCATGGTGGATCGAGAGGAGCTGTCTCAAATTTTGGAAGAACTTTCTGAAATG GATTGCAGTGACccagtgtctgtgtgtgtcttcTGTGCGAGCTGGAAGCTCATCTTGGACTCTAAACTAAAGCAGTCTAGCAGAGAAGGACTCAGGAAGCACTTCAGCAAG GTTGTGGTACTGTGCCGGTCTGCTGCACACGCTCTCTTAGCCTCGGCACCGCTAGCAACTGGTCTGGTACAGCTGGTGGCTGTTCTAGTCTCTCTCCCCACTCAG GTTGGTCTTGATAGTCAATCAGTAATGGCTGCTCTTCAGATGTGCTCACTACTTGACGTAAACTCTTTGAATATTCA GAGAGTAGAGCTTCTTGGAGCCATTGCTGAGATGGTGATGTCTGTGTGTAGGTAA
- the LOC135346158 gene encoding ankyrin repeat and sterile alpha motif domain-containing protein 1B-like isoform X1 yields MGKETQLLEAASAGNNSKVEQLLKGQSKLQKLLSSDKLSDGLSDSPPPLVIQNKKQSSSINVDYRDDTGSTALMLAVLHGHKDVVYTLLQYSAELFTMDNQGNTALHFAAWHNRSDIVDLLLANGALAEIANREGNTPLHYTCQYCPPGKTFTINKLLQHNCNVLVTNMAGDSPFDLAVRFNKIDAVPLLIDADVRTLKQTKPIIEAAKSGRKEIIEILLEAGMDPNIFDHNKGTFPMHEAIRYFKKNVAQLLLEFGGDPTQQVSNGQTAISIAKQHPEAKRDEFISMFVQQRGKPLRVPKSQQTHDSPKEKVSADLFITYPLLKNKAEWCQPTPDYCSAWTKQHPPTCLLDNDPISYWKIPAAGAYNWVAVDLGSEYTLTGVRIA; encoded by the exons ATGGGGAAAGAAACACAACTGTTAGAGGCAGCTTCAGCTGGAAACAATAGTAAAGTGGAG CAACTGCTCAAGGGACAGTCCAAGCTCCAGAAACTGCTCTCCTCTGACAAGTTGAGTGATGGTCTCTCCGACTCTCCCCCTCCTCTGGTGATCCAGAACAAGAAGCAGTCCTCTAGCATCAATGTGGACTATCGTGATGACACTGGCTCCACTGCACTCATGCTAGCTGTACTGCATGGACACAAGGACGTGGTATACACTCTCCTGCAGTATTCTGCAGAGCTGTTCACCATGGACAATCAAGG GAACACTGCCCTCCACTTTGCTGCCTGGCACAATCGCTCAGACATTGTTGACCTACTACTGGCTAACGGAGCTCTG GCAGAAATAGCCAATCGTGAAGGGAACACTCCCCTGCACTATACCTGTCAGTACTGCCCTCCTGGTAAGACCTTCACCATCAACAAGCTTCTGCAACATAACTGCAACGTGCTCGTCACTAACATGGCCGGAGATTCGCCCTTTGACCTTGCCGTTAGATTCAACAAGATAG ATGCAGTGCCACTGCTGATTGATGCTGATGTTCGTACACTCAAGCAGACCAAACCCATCATCGAGGCAGCAAAGAGTG GTCGTAAGGAGATCATTGAGATCTTACTGGAGGCTGGAATGGACCCAAATATCTTTGATCATAACAAAG GCACATTTCCCATGCACGAAGCCATCAGATACTTCAA GAAAAATGTGGCACAGCTGTTGTTGGAGTTTGGAGGAGACCCGACCCAACAAGTCTCCAATGGACag acgGCCATCAGCATAGCTAAACAGCATCCTGAGGCCAAGAGGGATGAATTCATTTCCATGTTTGTTCAACAGCGTGGGAAGCCACTCAGAGTGCCAAAG TCACAACAGACTCATGATTCTCCAAAAGAAAAAGTTTCAGCCGATCTTTTCA TCACATATCCACTGCTCAAGAACAAGGCTGAATGGTGTCAACCCACTCCAGACTACTGCAGTGCATGGACCAAGCAGCACCCACCCACCTGCCTGTTGGACA ATGATCCCATCAGCTACTGGAAGATACCTGCAGCTGGTGCATACAACTGGGTGGCTGTAGACCTCGGCTCTGAGTACACCCTCACCGGAGTCAGGATAGCGTGA
- the LOC135346155 gene encoding uncharacterized protein LOC135346155: MEHVEAFKQKVQELGIIVYFKSLIASDPGVCVQCHSPCDSEFCSPHCEMKYWDEFNHQYTYHSGKTPLCKFPRCFKTCYVENHGRVHDYCSKSHAGEHQKMKEVAQRQQHTSRNQRGKGNLWRGGHQLGGRGGGGAGTSQAGRCQQGHTRGGTNYSHCSDSHGTIYFYNRGEPYYEFTNFYNGAAFSLDDSEWPTTEHYFQAQKFVGTPYVRKIRNAFGPRDAFELSRNPAISRWRRSDWEVVKMDVMRKALFAKFTSHTFLKNKLLDTGKRELVERSPHDSYWGDGGDGTGENHLGRLLMELRAKLQGGQYKDVERDGMQAGTSCGVPSYNKLTRNPLRDNTQCKVEDEVEDMDYENTGFPTGSLVLLDDSNENASDYPPLPTHFNGKPLIPSPSPTPPTGTGADADAVGT, encoded by the exons ATGGAACATGTGGAAGCATTTAAGCAGAAAGTACAGGAGCTAGGAATAATTGTATACTTTAAGTCTCTGATTGCCTCTGATCCAGGAGTATGTGTGCAGTGTCACTCTCCCTGTGACTCTGAATTTTGCTCTCCACACTGTGAAATGAAGTATTGGGATGAGTTCAACCATCAGTACACCTACCATTCAG GGAAGACTCCACTGTGCAAATTTCCCAGATGTTTCAAGACTTGCTATGTTGAGAATCACGGTCGTGTTCATGACTATTGCAGCAAATCTCATGCTGGAGAGCACCAAAAGATGAAAGAAGTAGCTCAAAGACAGCAACACACTTCCAGAAACCAGAGGGGCAAGGGTAACTTGTGGAGAGGGGGCCATCAACTAGGAGGCAGAGGTGGAGGTGGAGCAGGGACATCTCAAGCTGGGCGATGTCAGCAAG GGCATACTCGAGGAGGTACCAACTATTCTCACTGCTCGGATAGTCATGGAACAATCTATTTCTACAATCGTGGCGAACCATACTACGAGTTTACTAACTTCTACAATGGTGCTGCATTCAGTCTCGATGACAGTGAATGGCCTACTACTGAGCACTATTTCCAAGCCCAGAAATTCGTTGGTACACCTTACGTTCGCAAGATTCGGAATGCCTTTGGGCCGCGAGATGCTTTCGAATTGTCCCGCAATCCAGCTATCTCTCGTTGGAGGAGGAGCGATTGGGAAGTTGTCAAGATGGATGTGATGAGAAAGGCTCTTTTCGCTAAGTTTACTTCACACACATTTTTGAAAAATAAGCTTCTTGATACTGGTAAAAGAGAGCTTGTTGAACGATCTCCACATGATAGCTACTGGGGAGACGGTGGTGATGGTACAGGAGAGAACCATCTTGGAAGACTTCTCATGGAACTGAGGGCAAAGCTGCAAGGTGGTCAGTACAAGGATGTGGAACGAGATGGTATGCAAGCAGGAACGAGTTGTGGCGTTCCATCATATAACAAATTGACGAGGAATCCATTACGTGACAACACACAATGTAAAGTAGAAGATGAAGTTGAAGACATGGATTATGAGAATACTGGGTTTCCAACTGGGTCACTGGTGTTACTAGATGATTCGAATGAAAACGCATCTGACTATCCACCGCTTCCAACGCATTTCAATGGGAAACCATTAATACCCTCCCCATCACCTACGCCCCCTACTGGTACTGGTGCTGATGCTGATGCCGTTGGCACTTGA